One stretch of Euphorbia lathyris chromosome 7, ddEupLath1.1, whole genome shotgun sequence DNA includes these proteins:
- the LOC136200566 gene encoding uncharacterized protein, translating to MGNTLRCCLACVIPCGALDLIRIVHLNGFVEEITHPITAGEILKANPNHILSKPCSQGVSRKILILSPESELKRGSIYFLIPSASLPEKKKKKKISGNGSGRDHKKSSTKSKKSSSVIDDDQLVSDCDDLKVKVAATKKSSRREHHHRRSGSRIGVWRPQLQSITED from the coding sequence aTGGGTAATACCTTAAGGTGCTGTTTGGCATGTGTGATTCCATGTGGAGCTCTAGACTTAATCCGAATAGTTCATCTGAACGGATTCGTAGAAGAAATCACACATCCAATCACCGCCGGAGAGATTCTCAAAGCAAATCCAAATCACATTCTCAGCAAGCCTTGCTCTCAAGGTGTTTCCCGGAAAATCCTCATCCTCTCGCCGGAATCTGAGCTTAAAAGAGGTAGTATATATTTCCTTATCCCGTCCGCTTCACTgccggagaagaagaagaagaaaaagatcaGCGGCAACGGCAGCGGTAGAGACCACAAAAAATCATCAACGAAAAGTAAGAAATCCAGCTCTGTTATTGATGATGATCAATTAGTATCAGATTGCGATGATCTAAAAGTTAAAGTTGCGGCGACGAAAAAATCGTCTCGCCGTGAACACCATCATCGGAGGTCAGGTAGTCGTATCGGTGTATGGCGGCCTCAATTGCAAAGTATTACTGAGGATtga